A portion of the Blautia hansenii DSM 20583 genome contains these proteins:
- the hemC gene encoding hydroxymethylbilane synthase has product MRKVVIGSRESKLAVVQSEMVRDYIRENNADIQVEILTMKTTGDKILDRTLDKIGGKGLFVKELDKALMERKTELSVHSLKDMPMEVPEELPLIAFSKREDPRDVLVLPKGVTQLDTSKPIGCSSLRRILQLKEIFPDMECKSVRGNVQTRLKKLDDGEYSGLLLAAAGLKRLGLEDRIARYFEPEEMIPAAGQGILAIQGRKDVDYSYLKGYGDENATYAALAERAFVRYLNGGCSSPVAAHARVEDGQIILRGLYYDENTGNYEKGLKKGSAEAAEELGISLAKELQERSKAYV; this is encoded by the coding sequence ATGAGAAAAGTAGTAATCGGAAGCAGAGAAAGTAAGCTTGCAGTGGTGCAAAGCGAAATGGTACGGGATTATATCCGAGAAAATAATGCGGATATACAGGTGGAAATTTTGACCATGAAAACCACCGGAGATAAAATCTTAGATAGAACCTTAGATAAAATCGGAGGAAAGGGACTGTTTGTAAAAGAGCTGGATAAAGCTCTTATGGAAAGAAAAACAGAATTATCTGTACACAGCTTAAAGGATATGCCTATGGAGGTTCCCGAAGAACTGCCTCTTATTGCATTTTCCAAAAGAGAAGATCCAAGAGACGTTCTGGTACTTCCAAAAGGTGTTACCCAGTTAGATACTTCGAAGCCTATTGGGTGCTCCAGTTTAAGAAGAATTTTACAGCTAAAAGAAATCTTTCCTGATATGGAATGTAAAAGTGTTAGAGGAAACGTTCAGACACGTTTAAAAAAATTAGATGACGGAGAATACAGCGGTCTGCTGCTGGCAGCCGCCGGTTTAAAGAGATTAGGCTTGGAGGACAGAATTGCCCGTTATTTTGAACCGGAGGAGATGATACCCGCAGCCGGACAGGGAATTTTGGCAATTCAGGGAAGAAAGGATGTAGATTACAGCTATTTAAAGGGCTATGGAGACGAAAACGCCACTTATGCCGCATTGGCAGAGAGAGCCTTTGTCCGTTATTTAAACGGAGGCTGTTCTTCTCCGGTAGCCGCCCATGCCCGGGTCGAGGACGGACAGATTATTTTACGTGGCTTATACTACGATGAGAATACAGGAAATTATGAAAAAGGGCTGAAAAAGGGCAGTGCAGAAGCAGCAGAGGAGCTTGGAATTTCTCTTGCAAAGGAGCTGCAGGAAAGGAGCAAAGCGTATGTGTAA
- a CDS encoding bifunctional precorrin-2 dehydrogenase/sirohydrochlorin ferrochelatase yields the protein MEHKEKKFFPLFVDFTQKRAVVIGGGKIAVRRIQTLLTFVGEITVIAPACTESVKTLCQKGKIIYKQKKFEAEDIENADLVLAVTDNHALNEEIYKICKENNILVNVASNQEKCDFHFPGILEYENVVIGFNGCGKDHKKVRRVREMIQEMLSHKGE from the coding sequence ATGGAGCATAAAGAGAAGAAGTTTTTTCCTTTGTTTGTAGATTTCACACAGAAAAGAGCCGTGGTAATCGGAGGCGGAAAGATTGCTGTCAGAAGAATTCAAACACTGCTGACTTTTGTGGGGGAAATCACGGTAATCGCACCTGCCTGTACAGAGAGCGTCAAGACTCTCTGCCAGAAGGGGAAAATTATTTATAAGCAGAAAAAGTTTGAAGCAGAAGATATTGAAAATGCAGACCTTGTACTTGCAGTGACAGATAATCATGCGTTAAACGAAGAAATATACAAGATTTGCAAAGAGAATAATATACTGGTAAATGTAGCCAGCAATCAAGAAAAATGCGATTTTCATTTTCCGGGAATTCTGGAATATGAGAATGTGGTTATCGGCTTTAATGGATGCGGAAAAGACCACAAAAAGGTCCGCCGTGTAAGAGAAATGATACAGGAAATGCTCAGTCATAAAGGGGAGTAA
- the hemA gene encoding glutamyl-tRNA reductase, with translation MSISMVGIDYNKASVDIRAQFSFTKKNAAAAMEKLKEAPGILGCIILSTCNRMEIWASTQEEWEGSLFDFLCEEKGKNPEEFRRYFVERREEEAIEHLFYLTSGLKSQILAEDQIITQVKDALSMARDVYCTDNVLEVLFRMAVTAAKRVKTEVVFSRGNSSVIHQAIQKLRETGYSLDGSNCMVIGNGEMGKVAALALAEAGAHVTVTVRQYRSGIVSIPKGCDRINYGERMEFFPSCDLIVSATASPNFTLTKELIQQAATGKKQQILIDLAVPRDIEPSVNEIEGITLYDIDSFKIDTNSLELQESMQKAAAILREQMEDFYCWYDGRSLIPRIQDIQAEAVQDLNLRILKILRKTPMEDEDRENLLNAIDVAAGKVVSKMMFGLRDTLEKEEFINCVEGLEKLYGA, from the coding sequence ATGAGTATTTCCATGGTGGGAATTGATTATAACAAAGCGTCCGTAGACATACGTGCGCAGTTTTCCTTTACAAAGAAAAATGCAGCGGCAGCAATGGAGAAATTAAAAGAAGCTCCGGGGATTTTAGGCTGTATTATTTTGTCTACCTGCAACAGAATGGAGATTTGGGCAAGTACACAGGAGGAATGGGAAGGTTCTCTTTTTGATTTTCTGTGTGAAGAAAAAGGAAAAAATCCGGAAGAATTTCGCAGATATTTTGTGGAGCGAAGGGAAGAAGAAGCCATTGAGCATCTTTTTTATCTGACAAGCGGCTTAAAATCTCAGATTTTGGCAGAAGACCAGATTATTACGCAGGTAAAGGATGCCCTGTCCATGGCAAGAGATGTCTACTGTACAGACAACGTTTTAGAGGTTCTGTTTCGTATGGCGGTAACTGCCGCAAAAAGAGTAAAAACAGAGGTCGTATTTTCCAGAGGCAACAGCTCTGTCATTCATCAGGCTATTCAAAAGCTGAGAGAAACCGGATATTCCTTAGACGGCAGTAATTGTATGGTAATCGGAAACGGAGAAATGGGAAAGGTGGCTGCACTGGCTTTGGCAGAGGCAGGCGCTCATGTAACGGTTACCGTCCGTCAGTATCGCAGCGGAATTGTAAGCATTCCCAAAGGATGCGACAGAATTAACTATGGAGAACGCATGGAATTCTTCCCTTCCTGTGATTTGATTGTCAGTGCAACGGCAAGTCCGAACTTTACCCTTACCAAGGAGCTGATACAGCAGGCAGCAACAGGGAAAAAACAGCAGATTTTAATTGATTTGGCAGTTCCAAGAGACATTGAGCCGTCTGTAAACGAAATAGAGGGCATAACTCTTTATGATATTGACAGTTTTAAAATTGATACCAATTCTTTGGAGCTTCAGGAAAGTATGCAGAAGGCAGCAGCAATATTAAGAGAGCAGATGGAAGATTTTTACTGCTGGTATGACGGAAGAAGTTTAATCCCTCGTATTCAGGATATTCAGGCAGAGGCTGTGCAGGATTTAAACCTGCGTATTTTAAAAATTCTGCGAAAAACACCTATGGAAGACGAGGACAGGGAAAACCTTTTAAATGCCATTGATGTTGCAGCCGGAAAGGTTGTCAGTAAAATGATGTTTGGGCTTCGTGATACCTTGGAAAAAGAAGAATTCATAAATTGTGTAGAAGGGCTGGAAAAGCTTTATGGAGCATAA
- a CDS encoding energy-coupling factor ABC transporter permease → MSKQRKRIFVLTGILALTFGMMTNVSAMHIMEGYLPGGFCIAWGALCIPFLVAGFLSIKKTLAEHKNLITLLAMSGAFVFVISSLKIPSVTGSCSHMTGTGLGAILFGPSAVSILGLIVLLFQAILLAHGGLTTIGANTFSMAIAGPFVSYGIFVLCKKAKVNKIVSVFLAATLGDLFTYCVTAAQMALAHNADTTFMAAMGKFLTVFAPTQVPLAIIEGIITVLIIQGLETYAKPELRAIGYLKEGK, encoded by the coding sequence ATGAGTAAACAACGCAAACGAATTTTTGTACTGACTGGTATTCTTGCACTTACTTTTGGAATGATGACAAATGTCAGTGCAATGCACATTATGGAGGGCTATCTGCCCGGCGGCTTTTGTATCGCATGGGGTGCTTTATGTATTCCGTTTTTAGTTGCCGGATTTTTGTCTATTAAAAAGACTTTAGCCGAACATAAAAATTTAATTACACTCCTTGCTATGTCAGGAGCTTTTGTATTCGTAATTTCATCACTGAAAATTCCGTCTGTAACAGGAAGCTGTTCTCACATGACAGGAACCGGACTGGGCGCTATTTTATTCGGACCTTCCGCCGTTTCTATTTTAGGGCTGATTGTTCTGTTGTTTCAGGCTATTTTACTGGCCCACGGCGGACTGACTACCATCGGAGCAAATACTTTTTCCATGGCAATCGCCGGTCCGTTTGTATCCTACGGAATTTTTGTGTTATGTAAAAAAGCAAAAGTAAATAAAATAGTTTCTGTATTTCTTGCAGCGACCTTAGGTGACTTATTTACTTACTGCGTTACAGCTGCACAGATGGCGCTTGCTCACAATGCAGATACCACGTTTATGGCTGCTATGGGTAAATTCCTTACTGTATTCGCTCCTACACAGGTACCTTTGGCTATCATTGAAGGTATTATCACTGTTTTGATTATTCAGGGATTAGAAACTTACGCAAAACCTGAGCTTCGTGCTATCGGTTACTTAAAGGAGGGAAAATAA
- a CDS encoding energy-coupling factor ABC transporter substrate-binding protein: MKKKVFLAILLIFLIAFVPLFALKDAEFGGSDDAGSQVVEEVDSSYEPWATPIFEKLIGGELPGEVESLLFCLQTGIGVGVIAFIMGRFVERKKWMKDDN; the protein is encoded by the coding sequence ATGAAAAAGAAAGTATTTCTTGCCATTCTTTTGATTTTCTTAATTGCTTTTGTTCCGTTATTCGCATTAAAGGATGCAGAATTTGGCGGTTCTGATGATGCCGGAAGTCAGGTTGTAGAAGAGGTTGACTCTTCTTATGAGCCATGGGCAACTCCTATTTTTGAAAAGCTCATTGGCGGAGAGCTTCCGGGAGAAGTGGAAAGTCTTCTCTTCTGTCTTCAGACAGGAATTGGCGTAGGCGTCATTGCTTTCATCATGGGACGTTTTGTAGAACGCAAGAAATGGATGAAAGACGATAATTAA
- the cbiQ gene encoding cobalt ECF transporter T component CbiQ: protein MIVIDKLCYHSRLRYENAGEKFAFAIITLCICVMSRSIAVAGIVLAVTGVLTVKKGGVPVSRYLRFLTAPIIFLLLSTIAIMFHLSRTPMDMFAVPVGSWYITTSYSSFFYAVQLIFTALGAVSCLYFLSFTTPMPDILQVLEKLHCPKLLMELMLLIYRFIFVLLDTASALSTSQNCRLGNRDYKTSLKSFGMLGSVLMIRAVERSNRLYASMEARCYDDTIRVLSENQPPKKSVIAAIVVFDSALFLFAVWRRFFS from the coding sequence ATGATTGTCATTGATAAGCTTTGCTATCATTCCAGACTCAGATATGAAAACGCCGGTGAGAAGTTTGCCTTTGCAATAATTACACTTTGTATTTGTGTAATGAGTCGTTCGATTGCAGTGGCAGGTATCGTATTAGCAGTTACAGGGGTTCTTACCGTTAAAAAAGGTGGAGTCCCTGTTTCTCGTTATTTACGTTTTCTCACTGCCCCGATTATTTTTTTATTACTCAGCACCATTGCCATTATGTTTCATCTAAGCCGTACTCCCATGGATATGTTTGCTGTTCCTGTGGGAAGCTGGTACATTACCACCAGCTACTCCTCTTTCTTTTATGCGGTGCAGCTTATTTTTACGGCATTAGGAGCTGTTTCCTGCCTGTATTTTTTATCCTTTACTACGCCGATGCCGGATATTTTGCAGGTTCTTGAGAAGCTCCACTGCCCCAAATTATTGATGGAGCTCATGCTTTTAATTTATCGTTTTATTTTCGTGCTTTTGGATACGGCTTCTGCGCTTTCCACTTCTCAGAACTGCCGTCTTGGAAACCGTGATTATAAAACGTCTTTAAAATCCTTCGGAATGTTGGGCTCTGTTTTAATGATAAGAGCCGTGGAACGCTCCAACCGTTTATATGCTTCTATGGAGGCAAGATGCTATGACGATACCATCCGTGTCTTATCGGAAAACCAGCCTCCGAAAAAAAGTGTTATTGCAGCCATTGTTGTATTTGACTCGGCTTTATTTCTGTTTGCTGTATGGAGGAGATTTTTTTCATGA
- a CDS encoding sirohydrochlorin cobaltochelatase yields MSKETKKAILAVSFGTSHNDTRKITIDAIEQDMQAAFPDYALYRAWTSKMIIKKVNARDGVHICNVKEAMEKMLQDGITDVLVQPTHVINGIENDLMKEDALAFQEQFHSISFGDPLLTSEQDNLAVIDAITSEFKTLTKDEVLVLMGHGTTHYANAIYAALDYTFKDKGYSNIFLGTVEAYPTMESLLKMVHAYQPKKVVLAPFMIVAGDHAKNDMASDEPDSWYSQFKAAGYDVEPVLKGLGEYTGIRKLFIEHLKTIDC; encoded by the coding sequence GTGTCAAAAGAAACAAAAAAAGCCATCTTGGCTGTAAGCTTTGGAACAAGTCACAATGATACCAGAAAAATTACCATTGATGCCATTGAACAGGATATGCAGGCTGCTTTCCCTGATTATGCCCTCTATCGTGCATGGACCAGCAAAATGATTATCAAAAAAGTAAATGCCAGAGACGGTGTGCATATTTGCAATGTGAAGGAAGCTATGGAGAAAATGCTTCAGGACGGAATTACAGACGTACTTGTTCAGCCTACGCATGTAATTAACGGGATTGAAAACGACCTTATGAAAGAAGATGCTCTTGCTTTTCAGGAGCAGTTTCATTCTATTTCTTTTGGAGACCCGCTTCTTACCAGCGAGCAGGATAATTTAGCCGTTATCGATGCCATTACCTCTGAATTTAAGACTTTAACAAAGGATGAGGTTTTAGTCCTGATGGGGCACGGAACAACTCACTATGCCAACGCAATTTACGCTGCTTTGGACTATACCTTTAAAGATAAGGGGTATTCCAATATTTTTCTGGGAACCGTAGAAGCTTATCCTACCATGGAAAGTCTGTTAAAAATGGTTCATGCTTATCAGCCGAAAAAGGTTGTTTTGGCGCCGTTTATGATTGTTGCCGGAGACCATGCGAAAAATGATATGGCAAGTGATGAGCCGGACTCTTGGTATAGCCAGTTCAAAGCAGCAGGCTATGATGTAGAGCCTGTATTAAAAGGCTTGGGAGAATATACCGGTATCCGAAAACTTTTTATCGAACATTTAAAAACCATTGATTGTTAA
- a CDS encoding HAD family hydrolase — protein sequence MAEYWIKEEPFLPKAVVFDMDGLMLDTERIIKYSWDVTGENLGYGKLGDNIKNTLGMNRAQRNAYFLKKYGANFPLEAFLDGYHQVYYDYEKEKGIPKKEGLLSLLDYLKKKNIPMAVATSTHQMYAKEALKEQGIFDYFQEIITGDCVEHGKPHPAIYALACEKLEVSPAAALALEDSYNGIISAGKAGMKVIMIPDLLEDETPVKEYLYGKLKTLEEVKNWMEK from the coding sequence ATGGCAGAATACTGGATAAAAGAAGAACCGTTTTTACCAAAAGCAGTTGTTTTTGATATGGATGGTTTAATGCTGGATACCGAGCGGATTATTAAGTACAGTTGGGATGTGACAGGGGAAAATCTGGGCTACGGAAAGCTGGGCGATAACATCAAAAATACATTGGGCATGAACAGAGCCCAAAGAAATGCTTATTTTCTGAAGAAATACGGCGCAAATTTTCCTTTAGAGGCGTTTTTAGACGGATATCATCAGGTCTATTATGACTATGAGAAAGAGAAGGGAATTCCCAAAAAAGAAGGTCTGCTTTCTCTTTTAGATTATTTAAAGAAGAAAAACATTCCTATGGCAGTGGCAACCTCCACCCATCAAATGTATGCTAAGGAAGCGCTGAAGGAGCAAGGGATTTTTGATTATTTTCAGGAAATCATCACAGGGGATTGTGTGGAGCATGGGAAACCGCATCCGGCTATTTACGCACTGGCATGTGAGAAATTAGAAGTCAGTCCCGCCGCCGCTCTGGCGCTGGAGGACTCTTATAACGGAATTATTTCAGCGGGAAAAGCGGGAATGAAGGTAATTATGATACCCGACCTTTTGGAGGATGAAACACCTGTAAAAGAATATTTATACGGGAAATTAAAGACACTGGAAGAAGTAAAGAATTGGATGGAAAAATAA
- a CDS encoding D-alanyl-D-alanine carboxypeptidase family protein, with amino-acid sequence MKKQQRMKEVRRKRRIMFTVLAVCIFCLTALLGGIKLKQAYDRKQEEKARIAAEEERRRQQEEEERRKLEERLNVQIDMDIYSEAAIVKDVQNNKVLASKNAEERIYPASMTKILTLLIAVEELSDLEEKVQIPVDEVLAEYERGASMAGFQPGEKVSVKDLLYGLMLPSGAECCTALACRISGSEEAFAEKMNERAKELGMLNSHFVNASGLHEEEHYTTVTDIMILLEQAIKNETFYEVFTTRSYTTAPTAAEPNGITFESTMYDKKSTLEVTDGEILGGKTGFTNAAGQCLASLAMVEGQEYILVTAGADGNHNTEPFHVLDAENIYSQIGAAIQSE; translated from the coding sequence ATGAAGAAACAACAACGAATGAAAGAAGTCAGAAGAAAAAGAAGAATTATGTTTACGGTTTTAGCTGTGTGCATTTTTTGCCTGACCGCTCTTTTAGGCGGAATAAAGCTAAAACAGGCTTATGACAGAAAACAGGAGGAAAAAGCAAGGATAGCAGCCGAGGAAGAACGGAGAAGACAGCAGGAGGAAGAAGAAAGACGAAAGCTGGAGGAACGGCTGAATGTTCAGATTGATATGGATATTTACAGTGAAGCCGCTATTGTAAAGGACGTACAAAACAATAAGGTACTGGCTTCTAAAAATGCAGAAGAACGCATTTATCCTGCGTCTATGACAAAAATTCTCACCTTGTTGATTGCCGTGGAAGAGCTTTCTGATTTGGAGGAGAAGGTTCAAATTCCGGTAGACGAGGTTTTGGCTGAATATGAAAGAGGAGCTTCCATGGCAGGCTTTCAGCCGGGAGAAAAAGTTTCTGTAAAAGATTTGCTGTATGGTCTGATGCTGCCGTCAGGAGCAGAATGTTGTACTGCGCTGGCATGCAGAATATCAGGAAGTGAAGAAGCCTTTGCTGAAAAAATGAATGAAAGAGCCAAGGAGCTTGGGATGTTAAATTCTCACTTTGTAAATGCCTCAGGTCTGCATGAAGAGGAGCACTATACAACCGTTACAGATATTATGATATTATTAGAGCAGGCAATTAAAAATGAAACCTTTTATGAGGTTTTTACCACCCGTTCTTATACAACTGCTCCCACAGCAGCAGAGCCAAACGGAATTACCTTTGAAAGCACCATGTATGACAAGAAATCGACCTTAGAGGTGACAGACGGAGAAATTCTGGGCGGCAAAACAGGCTTTACCAATGCGGCTGGTCAGTGTCTGGCAAGTCTGGCAATGGTAGAGGGACAGGAATACATTTTAGTAACAGCAGGAGCAGATGGAAATCATAACACCGAGCCTTTCCATGTGCTGGACGCAGAAAATATTTACAGTCAGATAGGAGCTGCAATTCAAAGTGAATAA
- a CDS encoding NADase-type glycan-binding domain-containing protein translates to MKCDRCGKEIPDTDLYCGRCGKAVFPEYMDEDDRWAYYKTDEELEEILKAEQGEEKAEPTKPVQMTNVPKEEEKIIQTEEEPEQEKPEVEKTTEAEEKEDTSVTEPEETPKLNEEPQEEPQMECQEVEPAVAEEEENVWEEDLFDEEDEEEEEEEKPPLSPEKKKKRRNIAILITFLLLLCLGIGIALGMKRMKDLDRQEKEYYEKLHKEVVHQDTPSEEIEKEVDETEKQDAAQEETTKQERFQLVNPDEIDFSQYQKIVPVSTEQNSIKESDTYDYSAQSAVDGDSSTSWQENEENTGETTGIRINFDGNHKVRYLVLYLGNWRSDQLWEYSARPKTLTIQVGDSETKDIEFSDEKKKFCLSFEEPIDASYISMYIADSYEGSRWNDNGISEVEIYE, encoded by the coding sequence ATGAAATGTGACAGATGCGGAAAAGAAATCCCGGATACCGATCTCTACTGTGGACGGTGCGGAAAAGCTGTTTTTCCCGAATACATGGATGAGGACGATAGATGGGCTTATTATAAGACAGACGAGGAACTGGAAGAAATTTTAAAGGCAGAGCAGGGAGAAGAGAAGGCAGAGCCTACAAAGCCTGTACAAATGACAAATGTTCCAAAGGAAGAAGAAAAAATTATACAAACAGAAGAAGAACCGGAGCAAGAAAAGCCAGAAGTTGAAAAAACCACAGAAGCCGAAGAAAAGGAAGATACTTCTGTTACAGAACCAGAAGAAACACCGAAGCTGAATGAAGAACCGCAAGAAGAACCGCAGATGGAATGTCAGGAGGTTGAACCGGCTGTTGCGGAAGAAGAGGAGAATGTCTGGGAAGAAGACCTTTTTGACGAGGAAGACGAAGAAGAGGAGGAAGAGGAAAAGCCCCCTTTAAGTCCCGAGAAAAAAAAGAAAAGGCGAAACATTGCCATTCTCATTACTTTTCTGTTGCTTTTATGCCTTGGAATTGGCATTGCTTTGGGAATGAAACGGATGAAAGATTTGGACAGGCAGGAAAAGGAGTATTATGAAAAATTACATAAAGAAGTGGTTCATCAGGATACTCCGTCTGAGGAGATTGAGAAAGAAGTGGATGAAACAGAGAAACAGGATGCTGCGCAAGAGGAAACGACAAAACAGGAGCGTTTTCAACTGGTAAATCCGGATGAAATTGATTTTTCCCAATATCAGAAGATTGTACCTGTCAGTACCGAACAAAACTCCATCAAAGAGTCTGACACTTATGATTACAGTGCACAAAGTGCAGTTGACGGAGACAGCAGCACCTCCTGGCAGGAGAATGAGGAAAACACAGGCGAGACAACCGGTATTCGGATAAATTTCGATGGAAATCATAAGGTTCGTTATCTTGTATTATATTTAGGAAACTGGAGAAGCGACCAGCTCTGGGAATATAGTGCACGGCCAAAGACATTGACAATCCAAGTGGGAGACAGTGAGACAAAGGATATTGAATTTTCCGACGAAAAGAAAAAATTCTGTCTTTCCTTTGAGGAACCAATAGATGCGTCTTACATTTCCATGTATATTGCAGACTCTTATGAGGGAAGCAGATGGAATGACAATGGTATTTCAGAAGTAGAAATATATGAATAA
- a CDS encoding precorrin-8X methylmutase: protein MKVELENVKPKEIETRSFEIITEELGDKKLIPGTECIVKRCIHTSADFDYADNLCFSPNAVEKAIEAIKNGACIVTDTQMAKAGINKKALAKYGGEVYCFMSDEDVAKKAKEMGSTRATASMDKAAELGKPLIFAIGNAPTALVRLYELINEKKISPYLIIGVPVGFVNVVQSKEMIMDTDVPYIVARGRKGGSNIAACICNALLYMIDNERDYWK from the coding sequence ATGAAAGTAGAATTAGAAAATGTAAAACCAAAAGAAATCGAAACAAGAAGCTTTGAAATTATTACGGAAGAGCTGGGAGATAAAAAATTAATTCCCGGTACAGAATGTATTGTAAAAAGATGTATTCACACAAGCGCTGATTTTGACTATGCGGATAATCTTTGTTTTTCTCCAAATGCAGTGGAAAAAGCCATTGAAGCCATTAAAAACGGCGCCTGTATTGTCACAGATACACAGATGGCAAAGGCAGGAATTAACAAAAAGGCACTGGCAAAGTACGGCGGTGAGGTTTATTGCTTTATGTCTGATGAGGATGTGGCAAAAAAAGCAAAGGAGATGGGCAGCACCAGAGCCACAGCAAGTATGGACAAAGCGGCTGAACTTGGAAAACCATTAATTTTTGCTATCGGAAATGCGCCTACTGCTCTTGTAAGACTGTATGAACTGATAAATGAGAAAAAAATTTCTCCGTATTTAATTATAGGGGTTCCCGTTGGCTTTGTAAATGTGGTACAATCTAAGGAAATGATTATGGATACAGACGTTCCTTATATTGTTGCCAGAGGAAGAAAAGGTGGAAGCAATATTGCCGCATGTATCTGTAACGCTTTATTATACATGATTGATAATGAAAGAGATTACTGGAAATAG
- a CDS encoding cobyric acid synthase — translation MAKAIMIQGTMSNAGKSLLAAGLCRIFKQDGYRVAPFKSQNMALNSFITEDGLEMGRAQVMQAEAAGIKPSVFMNPILLKPTNDVGSQVIVNGEVLGTMSARDYFAYKKQLLPKVMEAYRKLEEEYDIIVIEGAGSPAEINLKKEDIVNMGMAKQAKAPVLLVGDIDRGGVFAQLIGTVMLLEEDEQKMVKGMIINKFRGDKTILEPGVVSLEEKTGIPVVGVAPYMELEVEDEDSLTERFSDKQEIGVIDIAVIRVPRISNFTDFNALEMISGVSLRYVKAVNELKNPDMIILPGTKNTMEDLLWLRQNGLEAAILKKAAEGKIIFGICGGYQMLGEKLSDPDGVEAGGEIKGMGLLPMETVFQNLKTRTRVSGTFPKVEGALSSLTGVKLEGYEIHMGESVLLEGAHPFTEITDHVQNTTKQDGAYCNNVYGSYVHGIFDKEAVAKNIVKAIGEEKGLDVSEMTGIDFAAFKETQYDKLADGLRKHLDMKKIYEILEAGLE, via the coding sequence ATGGCAAAGGCAATTATGATACAGGGAACAATGTCCAATGCAGGAAAGAGTCTTTTGGCAGCAGGACTTTGCAGAATTTTTAAGCAGGATGGCTATCGGGTAGCGCCGTTTAAGTCTCAGAATATGGCGTTAAATTCTTTTATTACAGAAGACGGGCTGGAGATGGGAAGAGCGCAGGTCATGCAGGCAGAGGCAGCGGGAATTAAGCCTTCCGTATTCATGAACCCTATTCTTTTAAAACCTACCAATGATGTGGGAAGTCAGGTGATTGTAAACGGAGAAGTGCTGGGAACGATGAGCGCCAGAGACTATTTTGCTTACAAGAAACAGCTTCTTCCCAAGGTGATGGAAGCTTACCGTAAGCTGGAAGAAGAGTATGATATTATTGTCATTGAAGGAGCAGGAAGTCCTGCAGAAATCAATTTAAAAAAAGAAGACATTGTAAACATGGGTATGGCAAAGCAGGCAAAAGCTCCTGTACTTCTGGTGGGAGATATTGACAGAGGCGGCGTTTTTGCACAGTTAATCGGAACAGTTATGCTGCTGGAGGAAGACGAGCAGAAAATGGTAAAGGGCATGATTATCAATAAATTCCGAGGGGATAAAACCATTTTAGAGCCGGGAGTGGTAAGTTTGGAAGAAAAAACAGGTATTCCCGTGGTGGGAGTAGCCCCTTATATGGAATTGGAGGTCGAAGACGAGGACAGCCTCACCGAACGTTTTTCCGATAAGCAGGAAATCGGCGTCATTGATATTGCAGTTATCCGTGTGCCCAGAATTTCCAATTTTACGGACTTTAATGCTCTGGAAATGATTTCCGGTGTTTCCCTGCGCTATGTAAAAGCAGTCAATGAGCTGAAAAATCCCGATATGATTATTTTACCGGGAACGAAAAACACTATGGAAGATTTACTCTGGTTAAGACAAAACGGACTGGAAGCGGCGATTTTGAAAAAAGCAGCAGAAGGCAAGATTATTTTTGGCATTTGCGGCGGTTATCAGATGTTGGGAGAAAAGCTTTCAGACCCTGACGGCGTTGAAGCCGGGGGGGAGATAAAGGGCATGGGACTTTTGCCAATGGAAACCGTGTTTCAGAATTTGAAAACACGCACAAGAGTTTCCGGTACTTTCCCAAAGGTAGAAGGTGCGTTAAGTTCTCTTACAGGCGTAAAGCTGGAAGGATATGAAATTCACATGGGAGAAAGTGTACTGCTGGAAGGTGCACATCCTTTCACGGAAATCACCGACCACGTTCAAAATACAACAAAGCAGGACGGAGCTTACTGCAACAATGTTTACGGCTCTTATGTACACGGCATTTTTGATAAGGAAGCTGTTGCAAAAAATATAGTAAAAGCCATCGGAGAAGAAAAGGGGCTTGATGTTTCTGAAATGACGGGGATTGATTTTGCCGCATTTAAGGAAACACAATATGATAAACTGGCAGACGGTCTTCGAAAGCATTTAGATATGAAGAAAATTTATGAGATTTTAGAAGCCGGATTGGAATAA